A region of Flavobacterium indicum GPTSA100-9 = DSM 17447 DNA encodes the following proteins:
- a CDS encoding T9SS-dependent M36 family metallopeptidase, with protein MNKRLLQVFLLLSVIGFAQTPSQRIQNYINENKEKLNVASNETTHWQIESETSSESMGLTNYLVMQTYNGIKVDNSYIYFWIKNNEIINEPEGFINNVASKVNTSNPVLGVVEGFSSALTKLNEPVFTSSVISTDRNKYKLANGILTEDPVSAELVYFPNQSGNLVLSWSYEFYSQDAKHLWKVKIDASNGNLLEKYDLVHNCNFGPRHNHDACVGGVKTLNVASKLFKNEQTAMMLTPGTTNYRVIPFNYESPNHSSRQLITNPEATTALAPLAVAASPNGWHNTNGTIGGGTAATQFNYTRGNNVFAYSDFTNVNPANPTTYTNASAGTYPNLTFDFAYPGNGVVASTYIAAATTNLFYMNNIMHDVWYQYGFNEANRNFQAVNYGRGGAQGDAVNAEAQDASQATTPSFNNANFSTPSDGSKPRMQMYLWNEKKPLLFTVNTGTLTGTNYTVLDNGFNPGHVDLPVLPAMLTNNLVLYDDGTPDTSDACSAPINAAALSGKIAVIRRGTCSFVQKVKAAQDAGAVAAIIVNNAAGYVLMGGADATITIPAISMSQADGEALIASMALGTVNISMAQQEVFVNADGDFDNGIIAHEYTHGISTRLVGGGAGMNGSAEQPGEGWSDWAWLMMQIKAGDTGTNARGIGTFAMNQATNGPGIREYRYSTDMSVNPHTFGDTNDQWYTDTNGNDQVDVHGLGSIWAVMLWDLAWNYIGKYGYDANIYNGTGGNNKVMKLVIDAMKLTPSNPTLIQCRDAIIQADLNTTNGQDYCLIWQTFARRGMGINATSGTKIGVTGVQDQVEDFTEPTPGSTPATGSNCVLAASYFQDSDLFRIYPNPTNGDLNIAIHNYNGDLGIKVFDLKGREVYNQNVNSFNVEKSINLGNLSTGVYVLKLQGENLNYTQKIVIK; from the coding sequence ATGAACAAAAGACTACTTCAGGTTTTCTTATTGTTAAGTGTAATTGGTTTTGCTCAAACTCCAAGTCAGAGAATTCAAAATTACATTAACGAAAATAAGGAAAAATTAAATGTCGCTTCCAATGAAACAACACATTGGCAAATTGAAAGCGAAACAAGTTCTGAATCTATGGGGCTTACTAATTATTTAGTAATGCAAACCTACAATGGAATTAAAGTTGATAATTCTTATATTTATTTTTGGATTAAAAATAATGAAATTATTAATGAGCCAGAAGGTTTTATAAACAATGTAGCGTCAAAAGTAAATACTTCGAATCCTGTTTTAGGAGTAGTAGAAGGATTTTCAAGTGCTTTAACAAAATTAAATGAACCTGTTTTTACAAGTTCTGTTATTTCAACAGATAGGAATAAATATAAATTAGCAAATGGGATTTTAACCGAAGATCCAGTTTCAGCTGAGTTAGTATATTTTCCAAACCAATCAGGTAATTTAGTTTTATCTTGGAGTTATGAATTTTATTCTCAAGATGCAAAACATTTATGGAAAGTTAAAATTGACGCATCTAATGGGAATTTATTAGAAAAATATGATTTAGTTCATAATTGTAATTTTGGTCCAAGACATAATCATGATGCATGTGTTGGAGGTGTTAAAACATTAAATGTTGCTTCTAAATTATTCAAAAATGAGCAAACAGCAATGATGTTAACGCCAGGAACAACAAATTATAGAGTTATTCCTTTTAATTATGAAAGTCCGAATCATTCTTCTAGACAATTAATCACTAATCCTGAAGCTACAACTGCTTTAGCTCCATTAGCTGTTGCAGCTTCTCCAAATGGATGGCATAATACAAATGGTACAATTGGTGGTGGTACTGCTGCAACTCAATTTAATTATACTAGAGGGAATAACGTATTTGCGTATTCTGATTTCACAAATGTAAATCCGGCAAATCCAACAACTTATACTAATGCTTCTGCTGGAACATATCCAAATTTAACATTTGATTTTGCTTACCCTGGAAATGGTGTAGTTGCATCAACGTACATTGCTGCTGCTACGACCAATTTATTCTATATGAATAACATCATGCATGATGTTTGGTACCAATATGGTTTCAATGAAGCTAATAGAAATTTCCAAGCGGTAAACTATGGTAGAGGTGGAGCTCAAGGCGACGCAGTAAATGCGGAGGCACAAGATGCATCACAAGCGACTACGCCAAGTTTTAATAATGCAAATTTCTCAACTCCTTCAGATGGTTCAAAACCTAGAATGCAAATGTATTTATGGAATGAGAAAAAGCCATTATTATTTACTGTAAATACAGGTACTTTAACGGGTACAAATTATACTGTTCTAGATAATGGATTTAATCCTGGACATGTTGATTTGCCTGTTTTACCAGCCATGTTGACAAACAATTTAGTTTTATATGATGATGGAACTCCTGATACATCAGATGCATGTTCGGCACCAATTAATGCTGCTGCTTTAAGTGGAAAAATTGCAGTTATAAGAAGAGGAACATGTAGTTTTGTTCAAAAAGTTAAAGCTGCGCAAGATGCTGGTGCTGTTGCTGCAATTATAGTAAATAATGCTGCTGGTTATGTATTAATGGGTGGAGCTGATGCAACCATTACTATACCCGCTATTAGCATGTCTCAAGCAGATGGAGAAGCGTTAATTGCTTCAATGGCTTTAGGTACTGTTAATATTTCAATGGCGCAACAAGAAGTATTTGTTAATGCTGATGGCGACTTTGATAATGGTATTATTGCACACGAATATACTCATGGTATTTCAACACGTTTAGTTGGTGGTGGAGCAGGAATGAATGGTTCAGCTGAGCAACCTGGTGAAGGATGGTCAGATTGGGCATGGTTAATGATGCAAATTAAAGCAGGTGATACAGGAACAAACGCAAGAGGAATTGGAACTTTCGCTATGAATCAAGCGACTAATGGACCTGGTATTAGAGAATATAGATATTCAACAGACATGAGTGTTAATCCTCATACCTTTGGTGATACAAATGATCAATGGTATACAGATACAAATGGAAATGATCAAGTTGATGTTCATGGTTTAGGATCGATTTGGGCAGTAATGTTATGGGATTTAGCTTGGAATTATATTGGTAAATATGGTTACGATGCAAATATTTACAATGGTACTGGTGGAAATAATAAAGTAATGAAATTGGTTATAGATGCAATGAAGTTAACTCCTTCGAATCCTACATTAATTCAGTGTAGAGACGCAATTATTCAAGCCGATTTGAATACAACTAATGGACAAGACTATTGTTTGATATGGCAAACTTTTGCTCGTAGAGGTATGGGTATTAATGCTACATCAGGAACTAAAATTGGTGTTACAGGAGTTCAAGATCAAGTAGAAGATTTTACAGAGCCTACCCCAGGGTCAACGCCTGCAACTGGTTCAAACTGCGTTTTAGCTGCTAGTTATTTCCAAGATAGTGATTTGTTTAGAATTTATCCAAATCCAACAAATGGTGATTTAAATATCGCAATTCATAACTATAATGGAGATTTAGGAATAAAAGTATTTGATTTAAAAGGAAGAGAAGTTTACAACCAAAATGTAAATAGCTTTAACGTTGAAAAATCAATCAATTTAGGTAACTTATCAACTGGAGTTTATGTATTAAAACTTCAAGGTGAGAATTTAAATTACACACAAAAAATTGTTATCAAATAA
- a CDS encoding deoxyguanosinetriphosphate triphosphohydrolase — translation MQWEQLLSLKRQGDTSKRLRKEQDDTRLGFEVDYDRIIFSSEFRILQDKTQVIPLSKTDFVHTRLTHSLEVSVVGRSIGRLVGKQILEKYPHLKEVHGYQLNDFGAIVAAACLAHDIGNPPFGHSGEKAIGEYFASGNGQKYKERLTQKQWQDLIDFEGNANGFSILTSSREGVEGALRLSYATLGTFMKYPKESLPKKPTSAICDKKYGFFQQDVSFFQEVAQELGLLVNKKLPDIGFHRHPLAFLVEAADDICYTIIDFEDGIKLGLIEEEFALEYLIKLVQKSIDSKKYNELITKEDRISYLRALAIGSLIQDAVRIFMENETAIMNGEFDVSLMEKSQYKAQIDDIIKISVNKIYRSKEVIEKEIIGYKVIHSLLDAFLTAYVNKINANETNFDRLILNMLPQKYQVEKSDLYGQLLNICQFISLLTDGKAIELYKIVNANRI, via the coding sequence ATGCAATGGGAACAATTATTGTCGTTAAAAAGACAAGGCGATACCAGTAAACGATTACGAAAAGAACAAGATGATACTCGTTTAGGATTTGAAGTTGATTACGACCGAATCATATTTTCATCTGAATTCCGAATCTTACAAGATAAAACCCAAGTGATTCCATTGTCTAAAACCGACTTTGTGCATACTCGATTAACGCACAGTTTAGAAGTTTCGGTGGTAGGCCGTTCCATTGGTCGGTTAGTAGGAAAACAAATATTAGAAAAATACCCGCATTTAAAAGAGGTGCATGGCTATCAATTAAATGATTTTGGAGCCATAGTAGCAGCAGCTTGTTTAGCGCACGACATTGGTAATCCTCCTTTTGGACATTCGGGTGAAAAGGCTATTGGAGAATATTTCGCTTCCGGAAATGGACAAAAATACAAAGAGCGCTTAACACAAAAACAGTGGCAAGATTTAATTGATTTTGAAGGAAATGCCAATGGTTTTTCCATTTTAACCTCAAGTAGAGAAGGGGTAGAGGGTGCCTTGCGTTTGTCCTATGCGACTTTAGGAACGTTTATGAAATATCCCAAAGAGAGTTTGCCTAAAAAACCTACTTCGGCGATTTGTGATAAAAAATATGGTTTTTTCCAACAAGATGTGTCTTTTTTTCAGGAAGTCGCCCAGGAATTAGGGTTGTTGGTTAATAAAAAATTACCCGATATAGGTTTTCATCGACATCCTTTGGCGTTTTTAGTCGAAGCGGCAGATGATATCTGTTATACCATTATCGATTTTGAAGATGGTATTAAACTAGGGTTAATTGAAGAAGAATTTGCCTTAGAATACTTAATTAAATTAGTTCAAAAATCCATTGATTCTAAAAAATACAATGAGTTAATCACTAAAGAGGATCGAATTAGTTATTTGCGTGCACTGGCTATTGGTAGTTTAATTCAAGATGCGGTTCGAATTTTTATGGAAAATGAAACAGCTATTATGAACGGTGAATTTGATGTTTCATTGATGGAAAAGAGTCAATATAAAGCACAAATTGACGATATTATAAAGATTAGTGTGAATAAAATTTATCGATCAAAAGAAGTAATTGAAAAAGAAATTATAGGTTATAAAGTAATTCACTCATTGTTAGATGCGTTTTTAACGGCCTATGTAAATAAAATTAATGCAAATGAAACAAACTTTGACCGATTGATTTTAAATATGTTACCTCAAAAATATCAGGTTGAAAAATCAGATTTATACGGACAACTTTTAAACATTTGTCAGTTTATATCATTATTAACTGACGGAAAAGCAATTGAACTTTATAAAATTGTTAACGCAAATCGTATTTAA
- a CDS encoding GNAT family N-acetyltransferase — translation MKVIKTNSDHPDFKKLSTLFDEYLVDIDGDEREFFAHYNNVQLDHVLVVYYEERAVGCGAFKKYEEDTAEIKRMFVLPEARGKGIANMILTEIQSWAIEQGFAHFILETSPKLHHAIALYTKMGYQFIPNYGQYIGVENSVCMKK, via the coding sequence ATGAAGGTAATAAAAACCAATTCAGATCATCCTGATTTTAAAAAATTGTCGACGCTGTTTGATGAATATTTAGTCGATATTGATGGTGATGAACGTGAATTTTTTGCGCATTATAATAATGTGCAACTCGATCATGTTTTGGTAGTTTATTATGAGGAACGCGCGGTGGGTTGTGGTGCTTTTAAAAAATACGAGGAGGATACTGCTGAAATAAAACGCATGTTTGTACTTCCAGAAGCCCGAGGAAAAGGGATAGCTAATATGATTTTGACTGAAATTCAAAGTTGGGCTATTGAACAGGGTTTTGCGCATTTTATTTTAGAAACTTCCCCTAAATTACATCATGCAATTGCGTTGTATACCAAAATGGGTTATCAATTTATTCCTAATTACGGACAATATATTGGTGTAGAAAACAGTGTGTGTATGAAGAAGTAA
- a CDS encoding ribonucleoside-diphosphate reductase subunit alpha → MYVVKRDGRKEPVSFDKITDRIRILCYELNERVDPVKVAMRVIEGLYDGVTTSELDNLAAETAASMTVTHPDFAQLAARIAVSNLHKNTKKSFSETMLDLYHYVNPRTGKKSPLLADDVYEVIMANAEKLDSTIIYNRDFNYDYFGFKTLERSYLLKINGKIVERPQHMLMRVSVGIHLNDIDAAIETYELMSKKFFTHATPTLFNAGTPKPQMSSCFLLTMKDDSIDGIYDTLKQTAKISQSAGGIGLSIHNVRATGSYIAGTNGTSNGIVPMLRVFNDTARYVDQGGGKRKGSFAIYVEPWHADIFDFLDLKKNHGKEEMRARDLFYAMWISDLFMKRVEADANWTLMCPNECPGLYDVYGDEFDALYESYESAGKGRKTIKARELWEKILESQIETGTPYMLYKDAANRKSNQKNLGTIRSSNLCTEILEYTSEDEIAVCNLASISLPMFIENGQFNHDHLYKVTKRITRNLNRVIDRNYYPVEEAYNSNMRHRPVGLGVQGLADAFIMLRMPFTSDEAKQLNQEIFETIYFAAVTASMELAKEEGPYSTFKGSPISQGEFQYNMWGLQDSDLSGRWDWSSLRKEVMEHGVRNSLLLAPMPTASTSQILGNNEAFEPYTSNLYTRRVLSGEFIVVNKHLLQDLVELGIWNEELKQEIMRNNGSIQNIAGIPQDIKDLYRTVWEMSMRDIIDMSRQRGYFIDQSQSLNLFMEGATIAKLNSMHFYAWKSGLKTGMYYLRTKAAANALQFTVAKKQESEPEVVQVEQEMTAEEFRAMIERSKNAGPEDCEMCGS, encoded by the coding sequence ATTTTGCTCAGTTAGCAGCAAGAATCGCGGTGTCTAACTTACATAAAAATACCAAAAAATCCTTCTCGGAAACGATGTTGGATTTGTACCATTATGTCAATCCTAGAACAGGTAAAAAATCACCTTTATTGGCTGATGATGTGTATGAAGTAATTATGGCTAACGCCGAAAAATTAGATTCAACAATCATCTATAACCGTGATTTTAACTATGATTATTTCGGTTTTAAAACCTTAGAGCGTTCATATTTATTAAAGATTAATGGTAAAATTGTAGAGCGTCCGCAACACATGTTAATGCGTGTTTCGGTTGGGATTCATTTGAACGATATTGATGCGGCCATTGAAACCTATGAATTAATGTCGAAGAAATTCTTCACGCATGCTACACCAACGTTGTTTAATGCAGGAACACCTAAACCGCAAATGTCGTCTTGTTTCTTATTAACAATGAAAGATGACAGTATTGATGGAATTTATGATACTTTAAAACAAACGGCTAAAATTTCGCAATCGGCTGGTGGAATTGGATTATCAATTCACAATGTGCGTGCTACGGGGTCTTATATTGCAGGTACAAACGGAACTTCTAATGGAATAGTTCCTATGTTACGAGTTTTTAATGATACGGCACGTTATGTTGATCAAGGAGGGGGAAAACGTAAAGGTAGTTTTGCTATTTATGTGGAACCTTGGCATGCAGATATTTTTGATTTCTTAGACTTAAAGAAAAACCACGGTAAGGAAGAAATGCGTGCGCGTGATTTATTTTATGCGATGTGGATTTCCGATTTATTCATGAAGCGTGTAGAAGCTGATGCCAATTGGACATTGATGTGCCCGAATGAGTGTCCAGGGTTGTACGATGTCTATGGAGATGAATTTGATGCATTATACGAATCGTATGAGTCTGCCGGAAAAGGTAGAAAAACAATTAAGGCTCGTGAATTGTGGGAGAAAATCTTAGAATCGCAAATTGAAACGGGTACGCCTTATATGTTGTATAAAGATGCCGCGAATAGAAAATCGAACCAAAAGAATTTAGGTACTATTCGTTCGTCTAACTTGTGTACGGAGATTTTAGAATATACTTCAGAAGATGAAATTGCGGTATGTAATTTAGCTTCTATTTCTTTACCGATGTTTATTGAAAATGGTCAGTTTAATCACGATCATTTATATAAAGTTACTAAACGTATTACTCGTAACTTAAATCGAGTAATTGATAGGAATTATTATCCGGTTGAAGAGGCGTATAATTCAAACATGCGTCACAGACCTGTTGGTTTAGGGGTACAAGGTTTAGCAGATGCTTTCATCATGTTACGAATGCCATTTACTAGCGATGAAGCAAAACAATTGAATCAAGAAATATTTGAAACCATTTACTTTGCTGCAGTTACTGCTTCAATGGAATTGGCGAAAGAAGAAGGACCGTATTCAACATTTAAAGGATCGCCAATTTCTCAAGGTGAATTCCAATACAATATGTGGGGCTTACAAGATTCTGATTTATCAGGTAGATGGGATTGGTCTTCTTTACGAAAAGAAGTAATGGAACACGGGGTACGTAACTCCTTATTGTTAGCGCCAATGCCAACCGCTTCTACCTCTCAAATATTAGGAAATAATGAAGCTTTTGAACCGTATACGTCTAACTTGTATACCAGACGTGTATTATCCGGTGAATTTATTGTGGTAAATAAACATTTATTACAAGATTTAGTAGAATTAGGCATTTGGAATGAAGAATTGAAACAAGAAATTATGCGTAATAATGGTTCAATTCAAAATATTGCTGGAATTCCACAGGATATTAAAGATTTATATAGAACTGTTTGGGAAATGAGTATGCGTGATATTATTGATATGTCGCGTCAAAGAGGCTACTTTATTGATCAGTCACAATCGCTAAACTTGTTCATGGAAGGGGCAACTATTGCTAAATTAAATTCAATGCACTTCTACGCTTGGAAATCTGGTTTAAAAACAGGTATGTACTACTTACGTACTAAAGCTGCGGCTAATGCTTTACAGTTTACCGTTGCTAAAAAACAAGAATCTGAACCTGAAGTAGTTCAAGTTGAACAAGAAATGACCGCAGAAGAATTTAGAGCGATGATTGAACGTTCTAAAAATGCAGGCCCTGAAGATTGCGAAATGTGCGGGTCTTAA